A window of the Myripristis murdjan chromosome 15, fMyrMur1.1, whole genome shotgun sequence genome harbors these coding sequences:
- the gng4 gene encoding guanine nucleotide-binding protein G(I)/G(S)/G(O) subunit gamma-4 — protein MKDGIANNSTASISQARKAVEQLKMEACMDRIKVSKAAADLMAYCDAHIREDPLIVPVPASENPFREKKFFCTIL, from the exons ATGAAGGACGGCATCGCCAacaacagcacagccagcatCTCCCAAGCCAGGAAAGCTGTGGAGCAGCTGAAGATGGAAGCCTGTATGGACAGGATAAAG GTGTCCAAAGCAGCCGCAGACCTGATGGCGTACTGCGACGCCCACATACGTGAGGACCCCCTCATCGTGCCCGTGCCCGCCTCCGAGAACCCCTTCCGGGAGAAGAAGTTCTTCTGCACCATCCTCTGA
- the b3galnt2 gene encoding UDP-GalNAc:beta-1,3-N-acetylgalactosaminyltransferase 2, which produces MRRLALTLLPCAVAVLVHLWLAHRPSSTPPDTAAHTDEVLPSYEVLVGVLSARHHYELRQVIRETWLGYLQGHPQFQHRVGVKFIMGEHGCPIPEEDREDPYSCTLLNLTEPAAGQEAEIEIVKVSDPSALVPADVPTIALDFKVLHPVVITRLGVFPSGTRQELQSNVTVKLLQLDQEEAVVTARFSAISTGTLVNGVWYKPVEQFILPKGFEGTLVWESLDSGGLTVVNSSCVQLNNGGGVLKISSIAEGILPHRSALGFPGLAGGFTFTIYDGEGLSGLLRGRPARMEHHASRLRQEDASLQQESLRHGDMVFVDVVDTYRNVPSKLLQFYKWSVGNADFNLLLKTDDDCYIDVDSVLMKIDHKGLKRSNFWWGNFRQSWAVDRIGKWQELEYASPAYPAFACGSGYVVSHDLVQWLATNAEKLKAYQGEDVSMGIWMAAVGPQKYQDPGWLCEKECYLDMLSSPQHTAEELRILWDRKRACGDPCGCPWGH; this is translated from the exons ATGCGGAGGCTAGCGCTCACTCTGCTGCCCTGTGCTGTCGCCGTCCTGGTGCACTTGTGGTTGGCACACCGACCCTCCTCCACCCCGCCGGACACCGCCGCACACACGG atgAAGTGTTACCGTCCTATGAAGTTTTGGTGGGAGTGCTGTCAGCAAGACACCATTATGAGCTGCGACAAGTGATAAGGGAGACCTGGCTGGGCTACCTCCAAGGCCACCCCCAGTTCCAGCACAG GGTGGGGGTGAAGTTTATCATGGGCGAACATGGCTGCCCCATTCCAGAGGAAGATAGAGAAGATCCTTATTCGTGCACCCTCCTGAATCTCACAGAGCcag CGGCAGGGCAGGAGGCAGAGATAGAGATAGTGAAAGTGTCTGACCCGTCGGCGCTGGTCCCCGCTGATGTGCCTACCATAGCCCTGGATTTCAAGGTCCTGCACCCGGTGGTGATCACCAGGCTGGGGGTGTTTCCCAGCGGGACGCGGCAGGAGCTTCAGAGCAATGTGACAGTGaagcttctccagctggaccaGGAG GAGGCCGTGGTTACTGCCCGCTTCAGCGCCATCAGCACAGGGACCCTTGTGAATGGGGTGTGGTACAAACCAGTGGAGCAGTTCATCTTGCCTAAG GGCTTTGAAGGGACCCTGGTTTGGGAGAGTTTGGACTCAGGTGGGCTGACCGTAGTCAACTCCTCCTGTGTGCAGCTTAATAACGGTGGAGGGGTCCTCAAGATCTCCTCT ATTGCAGAAGGGATCTTGCCTCACAGAAGTGCCCTTGGCTTTCCTGGTTTGGCTGGAGGGTTCACATTTACTATCTATG ATGGAGAGGGTCTGTCGGGGCTCCTGCGGGGCCGTCCAGCCAGGATGGAGCATCATGCCTCCAGGCTGAGGCAGGAGGACGCCTCTTTGCAGCAGGAGAGCCTCCGGCATGGCGACATGGTGTTCGTAGATGTGGTAGACACCTACAGGAACGTGCCTTCCAAACTGCTTCAGTTCTATAAATG GTCTGTGGGAAACGCTGACTTCAATCTGCTCCTGAAGACAGATGATGATTGTTACATCGACGTGGACTCAGTATTAATGAAGATTGACCACAAGGGTCTCAAGCGCAGCAATTTCTGGTGGGGGAA TTTCAGGCAGAGCTGGGCAGTGGATCGCATTGGGAAGTGGCAGGAGCTGGAGTACGCCAGTCCAGCCTACCCAGCATTTGCCTGTGGCTCAGGGTACGTGGTCTCCCATGACCTGGTCCAGTGGCTGGCCACTAATGCAGAGAAACTCAAGGCCTACCAG GGAGAAGATGTGAGCATGGGAATATGGATGGCGGCTGTTGGACCACAGAAGTATCAG GACCCTGGCTGGCTGTGTGAGAAGGAGTGTTACCTGGACATGCTGTCGTCTCCCCAACACACAGCCGAGGAGCTGCGGATCCTGTGGGACAGGAAGAGGGCCTGTGGCGACCCCTGTGGCTGTCCCTGGGGCCACTAA
- the ggps1 gene encoding geranylgeranyl pyrophosphate synthase, giving the protein MDGDAGTASERILLEPYKYLLQLPGKQVRTKLSQAFNHWLNVPEDKLQVIIEVTEMLHNASLLIDDIEDSSKLRRGFPVAHSIYGIPSVINSANYVYFLGLEKVLTLEHPEAVRVFTRQLLELHRGQGLDIHWRDTYTCPTEQEYCTMVLQKTGGLFGLAVGLMQLFSDWDRDLKPLLDTLGLFFQIRDDYANLSSREYSENKSFCEDLTEGKFSFPTIHAIWSQPESTQVQNILRQRTENVDIKRYCVDYLEKVGSFAYTRQTLRGLEAKAYSLIQDLGGNPELEALVRHLSQMHQEAETKAEAGTEPHSSQNH; this is encoded by the exons GAAAACAGGTTAGGACAAAACTCTCCCAGGCATTTAACCACTGGCTGAATGTTCCCGAGGACAAACTTCAG gttATCATCGAGGTGACAGAGATGCTGCACAATGCCAGTTTGCTCATAGATGACATTGAGGACAGCTCCAAGCTGCGGCGAGGCTTCCCTGTGGCCCACAGCATCTACGGCATTCCCTCTGTCATCAACTCTGCCAATTACGTCTACTTCTTGGGGTTGGAGAAGGTGCTGACCCTGGAGCACCCCGAGGCTGTGCGGGTCTTCACCCGGCAGCTGTTGGAGCTGCACCGTGGCCAGGGCCTGGACATCCACTGGAGGGACACGTACACCTGTCCCACTGAGCAGGAGTACTGCACCATGGTGCTGCAGAAGACCGGCGGCCTCTTTGGCCTGGCCGTGGGTCTGATGCAGCTCTTCTCGGACTGGGATCGGGACCTGAAGCCTCTCCTGGACACGCTGGGCCTCTTCTTCCAGATCCGCGATGACTATGCCAACCTGAGCTCACGCGAGTACAgcgagaacaagagcttctgcgaGGACCTGACCGAGGGGAAGTTCTCATTCCCCACCATCCACGCCATATGGTCACAGCCAGAGAGCACCCAGGTGCAGAACATCCTGAGGCAGCGCACGGAGAACGTGGACATCAAGCGCTATTGCGTGGACTACCTGGAGAAAGTAGGCTCGTTTGCCTACACTCGTCAGACTCTACGGGGCCTGGAGGCCAAGGCCTACAGCCTGATCCAAGACTTAGGTGGAAATCCTGAGCTGGAGGCCCTGGTGAGACACCTCAGCCAAATGCATCAAGAGGCTGAAACGAAGGCAGAGGCTGGTACTGAGCCACACTCCAGTCAAAACCACTGA